In the genome of Flavobacterium panacagri, one region contains:
- a CDS encoding DUF4465 domain-containing protein produces the protein MKKVVYFLTLGLVLGFSSCSSDEDVLSSESANSVVNSTSKTARTAVTDPAIGTTTTLNLTSALLSSGITTTGGKYWENTYVANTNLSVDIFTFSHTGTSAGYNYWDGFIVSNVNDITNYGSGAGPGGSDGWVPHQWGTMAGSGFGTSTTITPGTPGTSGDPYIVAYWSSYLDPVSPQGTTFSESSFSNWIKVGNTGIYEVLGLKINMHPWPYYGCLSGDGFARAFSSGDHFELLIYGVDENGTISSPITQSLADYTGSSLVMPTGWINVAATNLQALGDVQYLVFQMASTDADPLYGMNTAAYFCLDKLSVKRVD, from the coding sequence ATGAAAAAAGTAGTTTATTTTTTGACCTTAGGTCTAGTGCTTGGATTTTCATCTTGTAGTAGTGATGAGGATGTTTTAAGCAGTGAAAGCGCTAATTCTGTAGTAAATTCTACATCGAAAACAGCAAGAACAGCGGTTACAGATCCTGCAATTGGAACCACAACAACGCTTAACCTAACAAGCGCTTTATTAAGCAGCGGTATTACCACGACAGGAGGAAAGTACTGGGAAAATACCTATGTGGCTAACACCAATTTAAGTGTAGATATTTTTACATTTTCTCACACTGGTACATCGGCTGGTTACAATTACTGGGACGGATTTATTGTGTCTAACGTAAATGATATTACCAATTACGGTTCTGGTGCAGGCCCAGGCGGATCTGACGGATGGGTGCCTCATCAATGGGGGACTATGGCAGGAAGTGGTTTTGGAACTTCGACTACAATTACGCCTGGAACACCTGGAACATCTGGCGATCCATATATTGTGGCTTATTGGTCAAGTTATTTAGATCCTGTTTCTCCACAAGGAACAACTTTTAGCGAATCTAGTTTTTCTAACTGGATTAAAGTTGGAAACACTGGAATTTATGAAGTGCTTGGATTAAAAATCAACATGCATCCTTGGCCATATTATGGTTGTTTGAGTGGAGACGGGTTTGCACGAGCTTTTTCTTCAGGAGATCATTTTGAATTGCTGATTTATGGTGTTGATGAAAACGGAACTATTTCAAGTCCGATAACACAGTCTCTGGCAGATTATACAGGTTCATCTTTAGTTATGCCGACTGGATGGATAAATGTGGCGGCAACTAATCTTCAAGCTTTAGGAGATGTTCAGTACTTGGTTTTCCAAATGGCTTCAACAGATGCAGACCCACTTTATGGAATGAATACAGCAGCTTATTTCTGTTTAGACAAACTTTCTGTTAAGAGAGTTGATTAA
- a CDS encoding NAD(P)H-binding protein, with amino-acid sequence MKALVIGATGSTGKELVDKLLEDQDYTSVAVFVRRPFGKSHPKLTEHIVDFSDVNSFQDLIKGDVLFSCIGTTLKDAGSKEKQWKIDYDIPADFSEIAVKNQVKSLVLVSSYGASAKSNVFYSKMKGELEEYIKKLNFPQYIIFRPGPLIRKNTDRWGEKISIRIIKVFNAIGLFKNLKPISTEFLAGKLAKAPKVISSGTTTLELKQIIEL; translated from the coding sequence ATGAAAGCATTGGTAATTGGAGCCACTGGTTCTACAGGAAAAGAATTGGTTGATAAACTTTTAGAAGATCAAGATTATACTTCGGTTGCTGTTTTTGTGAGACGTCCTTTTGGAAAATCCCATCCAAAGCTTACCGAACATATTGTGGATTTTTCAGATGTAAATTCGTTTCAGGATTTAATTAAGGGAGATGTGCTTTTTTCCTGCATTGGAACAACCTTAAAAGATGCAGGTTCTAAAGAAAAACAATGGAAAATCGATTATGATATTCCAGCCGATTTTTCTGAAATTGCTGTTAAGAATCAAGTCAAATCTCTTGTTTTAGTTTCTTCTTACGGCGCTTCAGCTAAAAGCAATGTTTTTTATTCTAAAATGAAAGGAGAACTAGAAGAATATATTAAAAAACTTAATTTTCCTCAATATATTATTTTCAGACCAGGGCCGTTAATTCGTAAAAATACAGATCGTTGGGGCGAAAAAATTTCTATTAGAATTATTAAAGTCTTCAACGCAATTGGACTTTTTAAAAATTTGAAACCCATTTCAACAGAATTTTTAGCTGGGAAATTGGCAAAAGCTCCAAAAGTAATTTCATCAGGAACGACAACTTTGGAATTGAAACAGATTATTGAACTTTGA
- a CDS encoding carboxypeptidase-like regulatory domain-containing protein produces MKNWSIILFFLLFWQLSFTQQKIICGTVTDSTGTPIPYANILIQGVKTKTTSTTDFDGNYTVKINPNSNLIFSYVGFKTQKVAADKEEINVVLEIDPTKLLDELPYTPDLRKKKTQKIKVQ; encoded by the coding sequence ATGAAAAATTGGAGTATTATATTGTTCTTTTTACTGTTTTGGCAATTGTCCTTTACACAACAAAAAATAATCTGCGGAACAGTTACGGACTCTACTGGAACTCCTATTCCCTATGCCAATATTCTTATTCAAGGAGTTAAGACCAAAACCACTTCAACAACAGATTTCGATGGAAATTACACTGTAAAAATTAATCCAAATAGTAATCTAATATTTAGTTATGTTGGCTTTAAAACTCAAAAAGTCGCTGCTGATAAAGAAGAAATAAACGTTGTTTTAGAAATTGATCCTACAAAACTTCTCGATGAATTGCCTTATACACCAGATCTCAGAAAAAAGAAAACGCAAAAAATCAAAGTTCAATAA
- a CDS encoding GAF domain-containing hybrid sensor histidine kinase/response regulator encodes MNNDYPIPDNELQRLAALKRYNILDTLPDHAFDDATKLVSYICGVPIAHISFIDENRQWFKSEIGIGVSEVPREITFCNYTILDTKIVEINDTHLSERFKNDPNVTGGFNVRFYAGVPITTPDGYNIGTLCAVDHVVKELNENQRNALSIVAKHVMAQLEIGTKNIQLDAQRKIAEKAVLARDSFLANMSHEIRTPLNSIIGFTDLLAQTELDEVQRDYIESVQIAGENLLLIVNDILDLSKIESGNLAIESEPFNLKKTLKHVYNLLKVKAQKEVDFNLFLDAEMPDNVVGDQGRLNQILVNLIGNSLKFTNEGEVTVSVKKLEETEDNYTLKFSVKDTGIGIHEDKLTTIFERFTQGEESTTRTYGGTGLGLNIVKELIELQHGEIHVKSTPNRGSEFFFIISYKKGNPTQPAVKSMSINNLGRLKILLCEDNALNQKLAKSVINNFGFDLDIAQNGEEGIELLSQNKYDLVLMDLQMPVKDGYQTTEYIRNEMNSTIPIIAMTAHSLVGEQERCYKVGMNAYVPKPFKQAVLLKAIKTVMNPNFELTPKRIIDLSFLDEMACGDLEFKKEMINLFIEKIPSQTEQLEEAFHKEDHDTVKMLSHNMKSSLDIFMLEDLSNCAAIIEEEATAREFTTETLDKMNVLHCGITEVVKILKEL; translated from the coding sequence ATGAATAACGATTACCCAATCCCAGATAACGAATTACAACGTTTAGCTGCTTTAAAACGTTACAATATACTTGACACACTTCCTGATCACGCTTTTGACGATGCTACAAAATTAGTTTCTTATATCTGCGGTGTTCCTATTGCGCACATCTCATTTATAGATGAAAACCGACAATGGTTTAAATCTGAAATTGGAATTGGAGTTTCTGAAGTTCCAAGAGAAATAACTTTTTGTAATTACACCATTTTAGACACTAAAATTGTAGAAATAAACGATACTCATTTAAGTGAAAGGTTCAAAAATGATCCTAATGTTACGGGTGGTTTTAATGTTAGATTCTACGCCGGTGTGCCTATTACAACACCAGACGGCTATAATATTGGAACTTTATGCGCTGTCGATCATGTAGTAAAAGAATTGAATGAAAACCAGCGTAATGCACTTTCTATTGTAGCCAAGCACGTTATGGCGCAATTAGAAATTGGTACAAAAAATATTCAATTAGATGCACAGAGAAAAATTGCAGAAAAAGCAGTTCTGGCAAGAGATAGTTTTTTGGCTAATATGAGCCACGAAATTAGAACGCCTTTAAACTCAATCATTGGTTTTACTGATCTTTTGGCACAGACTGAATTAGATGAAGTGCAGCGCGATTATATTGAAAGTGTTCAGATTGCGGGAGAAAACCTATTGCTGATTGTAAATGACATTCTGGATCTTTCCAAAATAGAATCAGGAAATTTAGCGATTGAATCAGAACCATTTAATTTAAAAAAGACATTAAAGCACGTTTACAATCTGTTAAAGGTAAAAGCGCAGAAAGAAGTCGATTTTAATCTCTTTTTAGATGCCGAAATGCCGGATAATGTAGTGGGAGATCAAGGAAGATTGAATCAGATATTGGTTAATTTGATTGGAAATTCTTTGAAATTTACAAATGAAGGAGAAGTAACGGTTTCGGTAAAGAAACTGGAGGAAACAGAAGATAATTACACACTTAAATTTTCTGTAAAAGACACGGGAATTGGAATCCACGAAGATAAATTAACTACTATTTTTGAAAGATTTACGCAAGGCGAAGAAAGTACTACCCGTACTTACGGAGGCACTGGATTGGGACTTAATATTGTAAAAGAATTGATAGAGTTACAGCATGGCGAAATTCATGTAAAAAGTACCCCAAACCGCGGATCTGAATTCTTTTTTATCATCTCGTATAAAAAAGGAAATCCTACTCAGCCTGCCGTTAAATCTATGTCAATAAATAATTTAGGAAGACTTAAAATATTGCTTTGCGAGGACAATGCCTTAAATCAGAAATTAGCAAAAAGCGTTATCAATAACTTCGGATTTGATTTGGATATTGCCCAAAATGGGGAAGAAGGTATTGAACTTTTATCTCAGAATAAATATGATTTGGTTTTGATGGATTTGCAGATGCCTGTCAAAGATGGTTATCAAACCACAGAATACATTCGAAACGAGATGAATTCAACCATCCCAATTATCGCAATGACAGCGCATTCTTTGGTAGGAGAACAGGAACGCTGCTATAAAGTTGGAATGAATGCTTATGTGCCAAAACCTTTTAAGCAGGCGGTTCTTTTGAAAGCGATAAAAACAGTTATGAATCCGAATTTTGAGCTTACGCCGAAACGTATTATAGATCTATCTTTCTTAGATGAAATGGCGTGTGGCGATCTTGAATTTAAGAAAGAAATGATTAATCTTTTCATAGAAAAAATTCCAAGTCAGACAGAACAGTTAGAAGAAGCCTTCCATAAAGAAGATCACGATACGGTAAAAATGTTGTCGCATAATATGAAATCGAGTTTAGATATTTTTATGCTTGAAGATCTAAGTAATTGTGCCGCTATTATTGAAGAAGAAGCTACAGCACGAGAATTTACTACTGAAACTTTAGATAAAATGAATGTACTGCATTGTGGAATCACTGAAGTCGTTAAAATTCTAAAGGAGCTATGA
- a CDS encoding response regulator transcription factor: MRIILAEDNDILRKSLSFFLESKGFTVDQFSDGKDALDAIETNNYDLILTDINMPGKSGMEITQYVRQTINSETPIIILTSSGVEQTELDSFDIGANEFIAKPVSPAVLLVRINKLLKTRF, from the coding sequence ATGAGAATTATTTTAGCCGAAGATAATGATATCCTACGCAAATCGTTATCTTTTTTCTTAGAATCAAAAGGATTTACCGTTGACCAATTTTCGGATGGAAAAGATGCCTTAGACGCAATCGAAACCAATAATTACGATTTAATCCTCACGGATATCAACATGCCGGGTAAAAGCGGTATGGAAATTACCCAATACGTAAGACAAACTATTAATTCTGAAACTCCCATTATTATATTAACTTCTTCTGGAGTAGAACAAACAGAATTGGATTCTTTTGATATAGGCGCAAATGAATTTATTGCCAAACCTGTAAGTCCGGCCGTGCTTTTAGTGCGAATTAATAAACTGCTAAAAACACGTTTCTAA
- a CDS encoding YaiO family outer membrane beta-barrel protein, whose amino-acid sequence MKYIYYSIILLFISSVAIGQEINVEETLSNVKREVEKQNYDKALSLIEPLRATFPQDEDIQTYTGRIYSWKKDYKTAIKILSPMTDRVNPNQEALQAIINVYFWTEQYEKCVVYCDKYLVLDPKSLEVLKIKATCLEKLNRDQEALELIEKSAYIDNSTQAFKGIRTLIGHKSKNALSVSYLNVSTSEPGQSPFHYGYVEYSHKFSKSAIVGRANVGNVSNDTQALFEADYYQTFSNKSYLYANGGISTGETIFPVAKAGLEYYFKPHKKFDYSLGARFMHFESDDITLLTGQLAYTAGTYTVAYRPYYDTSNELFSHVLSLQKVNEEKESLLRFELQYGNVPYLYLYNNFTTPLKAYRAGIQYQHRLGESFFVRPIFLYEREEYILGEYRNRFNVQLIVTKRF is encoded by the coding sequence ATGAAGTATATTTATTATTCAATAATACTGCTTTTTATTTCTTCCGTTGCTATTGGACAGGAAATCAATGTAGAGGAAACTTTATCAAATGTTAAGCGCGAGGTTGAAAAACAAAACTACGACAAAGCATTATCGCTGATTGAACCTTTGCGAGCTACATTCCCTCAGGACGAAGATATTCAAACGTATACAGGACGTATTTACAGCTGGAAAAAAGACTATAAAACGGCGATAAAAATTTTGTCTCCAATGACAGATAGAGTCAATCCAAATCAGGAGGCTTTGCAGGCGATAATCAATGTTTATTTTTGGACAGAACAATATGAAAAATGTGTCGTTTACTGCGATAAATATTTGGTATTGGATCCCAAATCTCTTGAGGTTTTAAAAATAAAAGCAACTTGTCTAGAAAAGCTAAACAGAGATCAAGAAGCTTTAGAATTAATAGAAAAATCGGCCTATATAGACAATAGCACCCAAGCTTTTAAAGGAATACGAACGCTTATTGGGCATAAATCTAAAAATGCGCTTTCTGTTTCTTACTTAAATGTTTCGACCTCAGAACCGGGACAGTCTCCGTTTCATTATGGTTATGTAGAGTATTCGCATAAATTCAGTAAATCTGCAATTGTAGGTCGTGCCAATGTTGGAAATGTGAGTAACGATACCCAAGCCTTATTTGAAGCCGACTATTATCAGACATTCTCCAACAAAAGCTATTTGTATGCTAATGGAGGTATTTCTACAGGCGAAACGATATTTCCTGTGGCAAAAGCAGGTTTAGAATATTATTTTAAACCGCATAAAAAGTTTGATTATTCCCTTGGAGCACGATTTATGCATTTTGAAAGTGACGATATTACATTGCTTACAGGACAATTGGCTTATACAGCAGGAACTTATACTGTTGCTTACAGACCATATTACGATACTTCAAATGAATTGTTTTCTCATGTTTTAAGTTTGCAGAAAGTAAATGAAGAAAAAGAAAGTCTGCTAAGATTTGAACTTCAATATGGAAATGTTCCGTATTTGTATCTGTACAATAATTTTACAACGCCATTAAAAGCCTATAGAGCTGGAATTCAATACCAGCATCGTTTAGGCGAGTCCTTTTTTGTACGTCCAATATTTCTTTACGAAAGAGAAGAATATATTCTGGGAGAATACAGAAACCGATTCAATGTTCAGTTAATTGTAACGAAACGTTTTTAG
- a CDS encoding glycosyltransferase family 2 protein: protein MTFFTDELIWFLDVYILLILGYAILIMSSYLVLAYLSTKELRGYLKKNSFVDYDVLLTSEFAPKLSLIAPAYNEGLTIEENVKSLLSLNYNNYQAIVVNDGSKDNSMEILIKTYDLVLSDREFHPQIETKKIKGIYISRNAAYKKLIVVDKENGGKADALNVGLNIAENPFVVCIDVDCILDKDSLLKLAKPFLESHGKRIIATGGVVRIANQCIIKNGRLVEVNIPDRMLPRIQVLEYLRAFLLGRMAWGRLDGLLLISGAFGAFDKEIAILSGGYSTKTVGEDMELIVRMRRYMLENKLPYAVSYIPDPLCWTEAPEDFSIFKKQRSRWMRGTIETLSFHKKMFMNPKYKLLGMLSVPYWTLFEFLAPGIEFIGLVITVLFIIFGLLHWHFFILLLLFVYTFAVFFSVIALFSEEKTYHKYPKQADFFKLLMAAFIEPFYFHPLTVYAALVGYKEKIMGTKGWGEMTRKGFTKK from the coding sequence ATGACTTTTTTTACAGACGAATTGATATGGTTTTTGGATGTATATATACTCTTGATATTGGGGTACGCCATATTAATCATGTCTTCTTATCTCGTTTTGGCCTATCTTTCTACAAAGGAGTTGAGAGGATATTTGAAGAAAAACAGCTTTGTAGATTATGATGTGCTGTTGACAAGTGAATTTGCGCCAAAACTTTCTCTGATTGCGCCTGCTTATAATGAAGGTTTAACCATTGAAGAGAATGTAAAATCATTGCTTTCGCTTAATTACAATAATTATCAGGCAATCGTAGTAAATGATGGAAGCAAGGACAATTCCATGGAAATCTTGATTAAGACCTATGATTTGGTTTTATCAGACCGTGAATTTCATCCGCAGATTGAAACCAAAAAGATAAAAGGCATTTATATTTCCAGAAATGCAGCCTACAAAAAACTAATTGTAGTTGACAAAGAAAATGGAGGTAAAGCCGACGCTTTAAACGTAGGACTTAATATTGCCGAAAATCCTTTTGTAGTCTGTATTGATGTGGATTGTATTTTAGATAAAGATTCACTTTTAAAATTAGCAAAACCATTTTTAGAATCTCACGGAAAACGTATTATTGCCACTGGTGGCGTTGTGAGAATTGCGAATCAATGTATCATCAAAAATGGACGTTTAGTTGAGGTCAATATTCCAGATCGCATGTTGCCTAGAATTCAGGTTTTAGAATATTTAAGAGCTTTCCTTTTAGGAAGAATGGCTTGGGGAAGATTGGATGGCTTATTACTGATTAGCGGTGCTTTTGGTGCATTTGATAAAGAAATAGCCATTTTATCAGGCGGTTACAGTACTAAAACGGTAGGAGAAGATATGGAGCTGATTGTGAGAATGCGTCGTTATATGCTGGAGAATAAACTGCCTTATGCTGTAAGTTATATTCCAGATCCTCTTTGCTGGACAGAAGCTCCTGAAGATTTTTCAATCTTTAAAAAGCAACGAAGCCGTTGGATGAGAGGAACAATAGAAACATTAAGTTTCCACAAAAAAATGTTCATGAACCCAAAATATAAGTTATTAGGAATGCTGAGTGTACCATATTGGACCTTGTTCGAATTTCTAGCACCTGGAATTGAGTTTATCGGATTGGTGATAACGGTTTTATTTATCATTTTTGGACTTCTTCATTGGCATTTCTTTATATTGCTTTTGCTATTTGTTTATACTTTCGCCGTTTTCTTTTCGGTTATTGCTTTGTTCAGCGAAGAGAAAACCTATCACAAATACCCAAAACAAGCCGATTTTTTCAAACTGTTAATGGCCGCTTTTATAGAACCATTTTATTTCCATCCGCTGACAGTCTATGCAGCTTTAGTCGGTTACAAAGAAAAAATCATGGGAACCAAAGGCTGGGGCGAAATGACCAGAAAAGGGTTTACGAAGAAGTAG
- a CDS encoding ABC transporter permease, with protein sequence MLKNYINIFIYHIKNNKFFTALNVLGLSIGMATLIFAILFWNDEHSYDQWNPERDQIYSVLNDIGQNNIWTSNPATTGPLLKSVSSELDSYCYFYADYAKDVISYNGKKEMISKIFTAQSNFFSFFPFHFVYGDAKTALKDRNSIALSEETAIRLFGNENPLEKLVKYEDQIFTVRGVFKISEKSSVMPNAITTIIEDDLKRTKDQWTYHYGLILKFKNPKAAAGIVKTLDRLFFENCTKVYAKMEGLTVAEFIKKYGEPVKSSLLPLPEARLYKGNFPFPEEGGKLQYLIILMGLSILILSLSIVNYINLATANAIKRAKEIGVRKIAGAGKGQIVVQFIFETALTTIFSVLLALVIVEISLPSYNAFLDKDLVLIGSQFYIQLILITILVIIVSGILPAVYVSNFETLKVLKGNFSRSKKGIWLRNGMLVLQFSVAAFFIIGSIIVYKQVNFMAEKDLGFKGAQVLDITFKAKKDKNQFERYKIIKQEASKIKGVEAVSTALFAMGSMENSWSSASYKNDKPFLIQEMGMDFEMLDMLDVKILKGRKLNPAFSSDTISSVMLNQEAAKLLPEKDPLNKILYWRDQKVKVVGVVNDFNYFGMESRIAPMIFFYVTKINGVRDDIRHVFVKISTDNVQETITAINKFWVQKVDTEYPFEYNFVDKNYAKTYKKYENQRDLFALLNIIVILIAVFGLFSLASFSMERRLREIAIRKTLGAETNILLKELSKQYLVFCIIGFLIGIIPAYILLQKWLENFAFRIDIPFLPFILSFVSLLFLTLTIVLGKAYQATKVDVLRYLKYE encoded by the coding sequence ATGCTAAAAAACTATATCAACATATTTATATACCACATCAAAAACAACAAATTCTTTACGGCTTTGAATGTTTTAGGTTTGAGTATTGGGATGGCGACCTTGATTTTCGCCATTCTCTTTTGGAATGACGAACATTCTTATGATCAATGGAATCCTGAAAGAGACCAAATTTATTCTGTTCTAAATGACATCGGACAAAATAATATTTGGACATCAAACCCTGCAACTACAGGCCCTTTACTAAAATCTGTTTCCTCAGAATTAGATAGTTATTGTTATTTCTATGCCGATTATGCTAAAGATGTTATTTCTTATAATGGCAAAAAAGAAATGATCAGCAAAATATTTACAGCACAAAGTAATTTTTTCTCCTTTTTTCCATTTCATTTTGTTTACGGAGATGCAAAAACTGCACTCAAAGACCGAAACAGCATTGCATTATCTGAAGAAACTGCAATACGTTTATTTGGAAACGAAAATCCGTTAGAAAAGCTAGTAAAATATGAAGATCAGATTTTTACAGTTCGCGGTGTATTTAAAATTTCTGAAAAATCATCGGTCATGCCAAATGCAATTACAACAATAATTGAAGATGATTTAAAAAGAACAAAAGACCAATGGACTTATCATTATGGACTTATTCTTAAATTTAAAAATCCAAAAGCAGCCGCTGGAATAGTAAAAACCTTAGATCGGCTTTTTTTTGAAAACTGTACCAAAGTGTATGCAAAAATGGAAGGTTTGACTGTTGCTGAATTCATTAAAAAATATGGAGAACCAGTAAAATCAAGCTTACTTCCTTTACCTGAAGCACGATTATACAAAGGAAATTTTCCTTTTCCAGAAGAAGGCGGAAAATTGCAGTACCTCATAATTCTTATGGGCTTATCCATCCTTATTTTATCGCTTTCTATTGTAAATTACATCAATCTGGCGACAGCAAATGCTATAAAAAGAGCCAAAGAAATTGGCGTTAGGAAAATTGCTGGAGCTGGCAAAGGACAAATTGTAGTACAATTTATTTTTGAAACTGCTTTAACTACGATTTTTTCTGTTCTACTAGCTTTGGTTATTGTCGAAATTTCTCTTCCTTCTTATAATGCATTCTTAGACAAAGATTTAGTTTTAATTGGCTCTCAGTTTTACATCCAGCTCATTTTAATTACAATACTGGTAATTATTGTATCGGGTATTCTTCCTGCTGTATATGTTTCCAATTTTGAAACTTTAAAAGTTTTAAAAGGAAACTTTAGCAGAAGTAAAAAAGGTATTTGGCTTCGAAACGGAATGTTAGTCTTACAGTTTTCTGTAGCCGCTTTTTTTATCATTGGCTCCATCATTGTTTACAAACAAGTTAATTTCATGGCAGAGAAAGATTTAGGCTTTAAGGGAGCGCAGGTTTTGGATATTACTTTTAAAGCCAAAAAAGATAAAAATCAATTTGAACGGTATAAAATAATCAAACAGGAAGCCAGTAAAATAAAAGGTGTGGAAGCCGTTTCTACCGCATTATTTGCAATGGGATCGATGGAAAATTCTTGGTCAAGTGCCAGTTACAAAAATGACAAACCCTTTTTGATACAGGAAATGGGGATGGATTTTGAAATGCTGGATATGCTCGATGTTAAAATTTTGAAAGGCCGAAAATTAAACCCTGCCTTTTCTTCCGATACCATTTCATCTGTTATGCTAAATCAGGAAGCGGCCAAATTACTTCCAGAAAAAGATCCATTAAACAAAATACTTTACTGGAGAGATCAAAAAGTAAAAGTTGTGGGAGTCGTAAATGATTTTAATTACTTCGGCATGGAAAGCAGAATTGCTCCAATGATCTTTTTCTATGTCACAAAAATTAATGGTGTTAGAGATGACATTCGACATGTTTTTGTAAAAATTTCGACGGATAATGTGCAGGAAACTATTACTGCCATTAATAAATTCTGGGTACAAAAAGTAGATACTGAATATCCTTTCGAGTATAATTTTGTAGATAAAAACTATGCAAAAACATATAAGAAATATGAAAACCAAAGAGATTTATTTGCTTTGCTAAACATCATTGTAATCTTGATCGCTGTATTCGGATTATTTTCTCTAGCCTCTTTTTCTATGGAAAGAAGACTTCGCGAAATTGCTATCAGGAAAACACTTGGAGCCGAAACAAATATCCTATTAAAAGAACTATCAAAACAATATCTAGTTTTCTGTATTATCGGTTTTCTAATCGGAATTATTCCTGCCTATATTTTATTACAGAAGTGGCTGGAGAATTTTGCCTTTAGAATAGATATTCCATTCCTGCCTTTTATTCTATCTTTTGTGTCTTTGCTATTTCTCACCTTGACCATTGTTTTAGGAAAAGCTTATCAAGCTACAAAAGTGGATGTTTTACGTTATTTAAAATACGAATAA
- a CDS encoding ABC transporter ATP-binding protein, with protein MITIKKLSKVFRTEELETRALSEISLTINQGDFVSIMGPSGSGKSTLLNIIGLLDSASDGSYKLLDQEMVGLKENLKSKARKQNIGFIFQNFNLIDELSVFDNIELPLLYNKIHSFERKKKVEDIASILGISHRLKHFPQQLSGGQQQRVAVARALINNPKIILADEPTGNLDSKNGNEVMELLTDLHASGSTILMVTHSEYDASFSQKTILMKDGMILSEKVNHRNVDVLVTAKN; from the coding sequence ATGATTACAATTAAAAAACTTTCAAAAGTATTTAGAACTGAGGAATTAGAAACAAGAGCATTAAGTGAAATCTCATTAACGATCAATCAAGGCGATTTTGTCTCGATTATGGGGCCATCGGGAAGCGGGAAATCGACTTTGCTTAACATTATCGGACTTTTGGACAGCGCTTCAGATGGGAGTTATAAATTACTCGATCAAGAAATGGTCGGTTTAAAAGAAAATTTAAAATCAAAAGCCAGAAAACAAAACATCGGATTCATTTTTCAAAACTTCAACTTAATTGATGAGTTATCGGTTTTCGATAATATTGAGCTTCCATTGCTTTACAACAAAATTCATTCTTTTGAAAGAAAGAAAAAAGTAGAAGATATTGCGTCTATTTTAGGCATTTCACATCGTTTGAAACATTTTCCGCAACAACTTTCAGGCGGGCAACAGCAACGTGTGGCTGTAGCTAGAGCTTTAATCAATAATCCGAAAATTATTCTAGCCGATGAGCCAACGGGAAACCTAGATAGTAAAAATGGAAATGAGGTGATGGAACTCTTAACTGATCTTCATGCCAGCGGTTCGACTATTCTGATGGTTACGCACTCTGAATATGATGCTTCTTTTTCTCAAAAAACTATCCTAATGAAAGACGGAATGATTCTTTCTGAAAAGGTAAATCACAGAAATGTTGATGTTTTAGTAACGGCTAAAAACTAA